In a single window of the Manis pentadactyla isolate mManPen7 chromosome 14, mManPen7.hap1, whole genome shotgun sequence genome:
- the C3AR1 gene encoding C3a anaphylatoxin chemotactic receptor has protein sequence MESFSAETNSTDLPSQLWDKPQVILSMVILSLTFLLGLPGNGLVLWVAGLKMQRTVNTVWFLHLTLADFLCCLSLPFSLAHLALQGHWPYGWLLCKLIPSVIILNMFASVFLLTAISLDRCLLVLKPIWCQNHRNVRTAFTVCGCIWVVAFIMCIPVFMYREMFTVDDHNMCGYNFDLYSSLDYSDFTFDVLENRTVNNSIIQLPGEMDDRLESFSLQTNDHPRTATAVLYSEALQTPSGDSLAVDAARSPGQHPYYNLLKSAGEVSPTIPSGFPIENHRTIPLDNSDAFFSTDSELFSGVSSNYLYTYYFQDDNLYQFAYDIQVPTALVAMTITRLVVGFLLPLVVMVTCYGLIIFRLRRASFNKSWSKTSRVATAVVVVFLVCWAPYHIVGVLLLLIDSENPSREALLSWDHVSLALASANSCLNPFLYALLGKDFRKKARQSIKGILEAAFSEELTHSTSCTPNKVSLGRNSISTAV, from the coding sequence ATGGAGTCTTTCTCTGCTGAGACCAATTCAACTGACCTCCCCTCACAGCTCTGGGATAAACCCCAGGTAATTCTCTCCATGGTCATCCTCAGCCTCACTTTCCTGTTGGGGTTGCCAGGCAACGGGCTGGTGCTGTGGGTGGCCGGCCTGAAGATGCAGCGGACAGTGAACACAGTGTGGTTTCTCCATCTCACGCTGGCGGACTTTCTCTGCTGCCTCTCCTTGCCCTTTTCCCTGGCTCACTTGGCTCTCCAGGGACACTGGCCCTACGGCTGGCTCCTGTGCAAGCTCATCCCCTCTGTCATCATCCTCAACATGTTTGCCAGCGTCTTCCTGCTAACGGCCATTAGCCTGGACCGCTGTCTTTTGGTGCTCAAGCCGATCTGGTGCCAGAATCACCGCAATGTGAGGACAGCCTTCACCGTCTGTGGATGTATTTGGGTAGTGGCCTTTATAATGTGTATACCTGTGTTCATGTACCGGGAAATGTTCACTGTAGATGACCATAATATGTGTGGCTACAATTTTGATCTCTACAGCTCACTAGACTATTCAGACTTCACCTTTGATGTGCTGGAAAACAGGACTGTTAACAACTCCATCATTCAGCTGCCTGGGGAAATGGATGACAGGTTAGAATCTTTCTCTTTACAAACAAATGATCATCCTAGGACAGCCACTGCTGTCCTATATTCTGAAGCATTGCAAACACCTTCTGGAGACTCACTCGCTGTGGATGCAGCTAGATCACCTGGTCAACATCCATATTATAATTTACTTAAGTCTGCTGGTGAGGTCTCACCTACAATTCCAAGTGGGTTTCCCATTGAAAATCACAGAACTATCCCTCTGGACAACTCTGATGCTTTTTTCTCTACTGATTCAGAGCTTTTCTCTGgtgtttccagcaattatttataCACATATTATTTCCAGGATGATAATTTATACCAATTTGCATATGACATTCAAGTGCCAACAGCCCTGGTGGCAATGACCATCACTAGACTAGTGGTAGGTTTCCTGCTGCCCTTGGTTGTCATGGTGACCTGCTACGGCCTCATCATTTTCCGACTACGACGGGCCAGCTTCAACAAGTCTTGGAGCAAAACCTCGCGAGTGGCCACAGCTGTGGTGGTTGTCTTCCTTGTCTGCTGGGCTCCGTACCACATTGTTGGAGTCCTATTATTGCTGATTGACTCAGAAAATCCCTCTAGAGAAGCTCTGCTGTCCTGGGACCATGTGTCCCTTGCTCTAGCATCTGCCAATAGTTGCTTGAATCCCTTCCTCTATGCCCTCCTGGGGAAAGATTTTAGGAAGAAAGCAAGGCAGTCCATAAAGGGCATTCTGGAGGCAGCTTTCAGTGAGGAGCTCACACATTCTACCAGCTGTACCCCAAACAAAGTCTCTTTGGGAAGAAACAGCATCAGTACAGCTGTGTGA